AaagcctcctgctgcaggtgtttGCAAACGGCCGAGTGACCGTGGTGTTCCTGTGCTCCGGACAGAGCTGATGGGGTGGGGAGCGGAGGGGGAGGCTCTGCGGGGGATAGGGGGTCGTTCCCCCCTCCAGATGTGCGCTCAGATGTGCTCACgcacccccggccccgcagccggGCTGGGCTCCAGCTCGGCCGCACACGATGCCCcacaggggctggagcatcctcaTCCACCCTGCCACCAAGTCCCGTCGTGGGGTGTCCGGAGGGCCGGGAAATGTATTTAGCCTCGGGGACCTGCGGGGGACAGCTCGTAAATCACCGCGGGGACCGCGGGTACGCTTAACCCCGAATTTTTATTCGTTATCACTAGTTCTTGCTCTTTATTCTCTTGGCTCTATGGCTTTGCCCGGCTGTGCCAGAGCGTGTCCTGCTTCCTGCCCACCCCAGCTGAGGTTTGTGACAGAGATGACCCCCAGGTCACCGCTGCAGCCCGGTCCGCAGCCGCGGGGCGTGTGAAGCCCCGGGCCCGGTGCTGCCCGGCGGCCTCGCTGGGGGCTAGGGGGACAATGGGGAACACTTTAAGCGCCGTCTGCTGATGAAACATAGCCGGGGGCTGGTACAATGGGCTATTTTCCGTCAGGCTTGTTAAGAATGGTTAGCTGATGGCTTGAAAATTCAATTGAATACCTTCACGGACCCAagtataaatattattttttaaaagaacaataGGTAATTAAAAACTAATATTTAACAACTTAAACGCCTATCCTCTAGGAAATAACAGCCTTTCTTCGCAAAACCTCGGAGATTGACTTCGCTTCCTCCTGTAAAATGAGGCCAGATTTAATTCTCCAAAGATCAGTGAGATCAAGTATTTCAGCGCTCAATTTACAGCTCCGGGGTATATGGGACCCTTTCCCAGCTATCTGGGTAGGCTAAGGAATAACTcggggaaggaggagggggaaaggaaggagaattAATTCCCGAACACCGCAGTAACACCTGTAGTATTTCCTTGACTCAACATCACGGCGGCGATCGCCGGGAGCGGGTTTCTCTGCCCACGGTCAAATTGCgagcaggaaaacagctcaACTCTTGCAAACaatcaaataaacaaacaaacaaacaaacacatgGTGTTTGCTTGTTTGCAAGGAGGAGCCCTAAGCTGGGAAGATCGCTTCTCGGAGCAGCTCGGTCCCGTGGTGACACGAGCGGGGAAGCAGGCGAGGTACCATCTGCCACCTCCGCCAACATCCTCGCCTGTGGATAAGTGGGATTGTTCGTCGGGCCGGAAGGAGCGAACCACAAATAAACCTGCTAGCGAAACCttaaaacatacataaaatacatgACACTGACGCCGAGGGTCCTGCTGTCCCCGAAGGGTCGCGTAGTGCTTCCCGCAGCGCCTCGGCTCCTCTCTGCAATGTCAAACCGCGGCCCGGCTGCCGCTATCCCAAACCCTCCGCAAACTTATCTCCTCCTTCCTCGCTCCCTTCTTCTGAAATACAGCGAAAGGGGAGAACAAGGCACCCCTGCTAACCTCCCGGGGAGATGGGAAGCGGAGAGCAGGCGGCCTTTCTCCCGCCGCCGGCTCCCTTCGCCACCACCCTGCCCTTGCCCGCCGCGGTGTCTCCGCTGCCCGCTCTGCCCATGCTGGGAGCTGCGGGGAGCTGCGGGGAGCTGCGGGGAGCTGCGGGGAGCTGCGGGGAGCTGCGGGGAGCTGCGGGGAGCGCTGTCCTTGCCTTGGCTGcgctggggagcagggaagctgcagagcagattTTCAGCAGCGAGGCTCTGCATCGGCGCTGCCTGCGGAGCAGACCCCTCGCAGCCGCACGCACTTCTTCCCACAAGGAGGTCCAggttcctgctctgcctcccccaTCCTTTAGCTATGGGGAGCACTCCCTCTCCGGGACACCCGCGGCTCTCGGACGGAGCCTGCGGGCAGCAGCGCGCCCGCCCCTCGCCGGCACCGGTTGCATTTTCCGACCTGCGGTCAAAAACCACTTTCTTTACCATAAcatctctctcttttatttttcttttttcttttctttttttatttatttatttatttatttatttatttattccccCTGTAACTGTTTGTGGAAAGTGAAAAGCAATTGGAGGTAGGTGATTTGTGGAGAGAACCGCCGTGTGCGCGCTCTCTTGCCCATATGGAGAAAATTATCGCTCAAGTTGGATCGCAGCATCAAACAGCGCAGACCTGGCAGGAGTCGGGAGAGAGGGTCACTTTCGATTCCCGGCTGCTACCCCTGCCGCCTTCACTGcctgagagaggagaggagcgAGGACCCGGGGCCGCCGCAGCTCCCCGGGCTCGCTCCGTGCCGCAGCCCCGCTCCGTGCCCGGCCAGCTCCGGCTCGGGGCCAAGCCCTGCCCGGGCAGGCTGCTGTACTCCTGTCCCGGCCACGGCTATTCCAGCCCGGCCCTGACCCCGAGCGCTGTGTCTGGATGCTGACGGAGAGATGTGGCGGCTGTGAAGAGCTTGGCCGAGCAGCACGGCCGGTGTCCGCCCGCAGCGCGCAGGCGGGAGCCGAGCAGTGACTCCCCGCAGCGGCCTGACCTTTGCGGTGTTCTTGCAGCGAGAAGAGCCGGACAAGCGATGAGTGACCCGCACTATCCCAGGGGAACGGCCAGTGAAGCGACGCGGGGAAAGGCAGCACTTCTGCCCAGGTATTCCCTCATCTGTGCACTGCACCGAGGTGAAGTTTTCTAAAACTCCGAAAAGAGCCTTTTCCCTATTTTGTTTCCGTTtcagggaggaaagaaagacaaaaaaaaaaaataatttgtaaaagcACTCTTAGTTTGGAACTAATCTATGGAAAAGTTGTTGGATGGAAGCAAGGTAACGGAGTGGCAACCCGATGGAATCACTCACAGAGTTTGAGCAAAAGCCCTCATGCCTATGTTTGACATATATTAtgcaggtaaaaaaaaaaaaaaaaaaaaaaaaaaaaaaaaaaaaagaagcaaccCCGGGCTTCGGGGGCCTGGAACTTCCAGAGAAACCGCTAATTTTGCTTTAGGAGTTCTGTTTTATTACACTCTGCATGACTTCCCCAGCGCGCACATCCCTGTGAGCTTGAATATTTGGGAACACATTAGCAAATGAAGGAATTCAGTGAGGTTATGCGTTTCAAAACTGGATACTTATATTGGTATTCCAGGATGCCGCTACAAGCAATTATGTACTTGAGGTCCTcgaaaaaaatgcatgttttaaaatgaaatacgTATTAATTAGTGTCCTCAATGACATTTTAATGTGCTAATATTTATTCGCTACGTTTTAGAAGCTTTGGAGAGTTATTTGTGAGTTGATTTGTCCCTTTCTCTACTGCGAACACTTTGTGCCTCAGGCAGGTCACCAGGACAAAGATATCTCGGGTGGATGGAGCGGCTTGTGGGGGGATGCAGAGAGAATCACTCTGAAAAACCCTCTGATCTTTTGCAAACTCGAATTTCCCCTAAGGATGGACAAGAGTGGACACAAgtacacacacaaaattaaaaataaaacaaaacaaaacgaaacaacaaaacttcaaaaaaaatacctaaataaCCCAGACCCGTCCAAGGGAGGAGAAGAAGCTGAGCCTCAGTAGAGCTAATTTCCTTCCAGGCTCTCCCCAAGCCAGGTCAAGAGGCACTGGAAAATAGAGACGAgcttctctcccctgcccagaAAAATTCTTTGTGAAATGCAAAGTAAATTTAGGCGGGTCCGCGAGATCGGGCTCTCTAGGAGCAAGTTAAAATGGAATAATTCACAAAATCGAATGTCTGAACGAGAAACTAAAAGTATCTCAGTACTACTAAAAAGTGACCAACAGAACTCGTGGTAAATTATGTAGTGATTTCCTGTTTCCCCTTAGAAACtaaacttttgcttttgaagacaTGGTTTAGTTTGCTTCTCCCCACTTCTTCCCCATCCCCTGTACGGACCGCTGCTGGGTCCAGAGGAAAGTTTAGGAAAGTTTGTAACTACAGCCCCCTCCTCGGGCGGGATCTGTCCCGCCGCCAAGTCTGGGCCTCCCTCGGCCGCTGCTGGGGCTGCGGGAGCTGCGGGGCCCCGGGCAGGACGGAGCCCCGCGCCGGCACAAGAGCAGCGGGGCACTGATGAGGAACGCCGTGTtctgagctgggatggggaacGAGAGGAGCCGGGAATGCCAGGCATTGCAATGCTCGCACAGGGCAGCGAGCGCTGCGCACCCGCGGggtccccccgtgtcccccccggCCGCTCAGGGCAGGAACGTCCCCGCCCAGGTGCAGAGAGGGGGTTCATGTCGCGGACACCGAGTTTCTGTCTTGGTAAGCATCGTATTCCACCAAGACAAACAAGCACCAGGTCAAGAGCATCTCCCGCGCGTTCTTCCCACGCAACCTCCACATCAGTGGAGGCTTGGACACCTTTTCGTTCCCATACGAGACGAGCGCTTTCCCACGGGATGTCCTGAGCTCGGACACCTGCAGTCCCTGCCTGGCCCGCAGCTCTGCCTccgcttttttttttatttatttttttttatgagtcTGACGAACTCTCGTCAAGGAAGAGTCCCCGTGGCTGGCACGGGTGTTCAGAAACCCACACAGTTTTAAGGCTCGCCCAGGTAGCCGGTGCCGGGCAAAGCCCGTGTATCTGCCGTGAATTCAGCACTCAACAGCTGGAAGCTGGCTGTAACTCCCCAGCGAGCGGTACCGCACCGCCGAACAGCCAGCGCTTCCGAGCCCACGGAATCCCCGCAGGACATTTTCCTCCGGGATAGAGCCCGCAAGTCAACCGGACAGGAGGGCAGGAAAGACAGGCGCCTTTCCAAAGCCCTCTCGCCTGGATCGCATCACGCACGAGAAGCCGCAGTACGCGGCGTGGCACAAGCCAAGATTTTGGTGGAAGTGCAAAAATAAGTTGAGGCAGGGGCTGGATGCAGTGTTTGGATCCAGCTGTTCCGGTGGCTGTCCCGGAGGGACAGATTCCAGACGTGCTGGTCCCTCGGTGGGTAATTCGAATCAAGCGCTCTGCCAATTCACCGAGGGGAGTTTGGAGTGCGTGGACGTGTGTGAATACACACGCGTGGGCACGCTGCGCcccacaaaacagaaaaaaacctaaaacacaaaaaaaaaaaaaaaaaaagccctttagGCCTTGATTACTTTTATTAATAGACACATTAAGCGGCCTCAATGCTCCTGCC
The sequence above is a segment of the Parus major isolate Abel chromosome 6, Parus_major1.1, whole genome shotgun sequence genome. Coding sequences within it:
- the LOC107207069 gene encoding uncharacterized protein LOC107207069, with the translated sequence MEKIWQGLPSQQSPMCSKRTERQPLSEGGVRCARSQITWLASKAPAPDFQINTHLLKDEPRRNFEEGLRCGTLGEKALFGVLENFTSVQCTDEGIPGQKCCLSPRRFTGRSPGIVRVTHRLSGSSRCKNTAKVRPLRGVTARLPPARCGRTPAVLLGQALHSRHISPSASRHSARGQGRAGIAVAGTGVQQPARAGLGPEPELAGHGAGLRHGASPGSCGGPGSSLLSSLRQ